From the Salmo trutta chromosome 30, fSalTru1.1, whole genome shotgun sequence genome, one window contains:
- the LOC115168464 gene encoding protein BTG1: protein MKTEVSTAASFVARLLRATGYLSEDLLKEFTHSLEEALGEHYQHHWFPQAPCKGSGYRCLRINHKMDPLIGQAACTIGLTREQLFSLLPSELTMWVDPYEVSYRIGEDGSICVLYESTPPVPTNANTTDMVSCKEELRFGRPSPSNSFMMTVSS, encoded by the exons ATGAAAACTGAAGTCTCAACAGCGGCCAGCTTTGTTGCCAGATTGCTGAGAGCAACTGGATACTTGTCAGAAGACCTACTGAAAGAGTTCACCCATTCCTTGGAGGAAGCTTTAGGAG AGCACTACCAACACCACTGGTTCCCGCAGGCTCCATGCAAAGGCTCGGGGTACAGATGTCTTAGGATCAACCACAAAATGGACCCCTTGATTGGCCAAGCAGCTTGCACCATTGGACTCACTCGAGAACAACTCTTCTCCCTCCTGCCCAGTGAACTGACGATGTGGGTCGATCCGTACGAGGTGTCCTATCGGATAGGAGAGGATGGCTCCATCTGCGTCCTCTACGAGTCCACTCCACCAGTGCCAACTAATGCCAACACAACAGACATGGTCAGCTGCAAGGAAGAACTGAGATTTGGAAGGCCAAGCCCCTCCAATTCGTTCATGATGACCGTCTCAAGCTAA
- the ognb gene encoding osteoglycin, paralog b, whose amino-acid sequence MIDLRTLFFTIILVPWMLSSAARNGYMEARKPKKEVVTIPDYDTTGDSDTSPAAAPKDEGELPTCLLCVCLTGSVYCEEVSPEMTAVPSLPKETAYLYARYNKITKITNKDFADIATLRRIDLTGNLISEIEDGAFSKLALLEELNLSENKLAKLPMLPAKLISFNANYNQLKTKGIKSTAFKKLTKMAYLYLGNNELEAIPQLPESLHIVHLYNNKITTLSDETFCQGNNTQYIRANMEEVRLDGNPLMLAKHPNSFVCLRALPIGPYH is encoded by the exons ATGATAGACCTGAGGACTTTGTTTTTCACCATTATTCTGGTACCGTGGATGCTCTCTTCTGCAGCAAGAAATGGATACATGGAAGCAAGGAAACCTAAG AAAGAGGTTGTGACCATCCCAGACTATGACACCACTGGAGACTCAGATACAAGCCCAGCAGCAGCTCCGAAAGATGAGGGTG AGCTGCCCACgtgcctactgtgtgtgtgtctgactgggtCGGTATACTGTGAGGAGGTCTCCCCTGAGATGACAGCAGTTCCATCCCTGCCCAAGGAAACTGCCTATCTCTACGCACGCTACAACAAAATCACTAAAATCACCAACAAAGACTTTGCAGACATTG CAACTTTGAGAAGAATCGATCTGACTGGAAACCTCATCTCTGAGATAGAAGACGGAGCTTTCTCAAAGCTTGCCCTCCTTGAAGAGCTCAATCTCTCAGAGAACAAGctggccaaactacccatgtTACCTGCCAAACTCATATCCTTCAATGCCAATTACAACCAGCTTAAAACCAAGGGTATAAAGTCAACTGCTTTTAAG AAACTCACCAAGATGGCGTACCTATACCTTGGCAATAACGAGCTGGAGGCAATCCCACAACTTCCAGAGAGTCTCCACATTGTGCACCTATAT AACAATAAGATCACCACGCTATCGGATGAGACCTTCTGCCAAGGCAACAACACTCAGTACATTAGAGCCAACATGGAGGAGGTGAGACTGGATGGCAACCCTCTGATGCTGGCCAAGCATCCCAACAGCTTTGTTTGCCTCAGGGCCCTGCCCATTGGACCATACCACTGA
- the uqcc5 gene encoding ubiquinol-cytochrome c reductase complex assembly factor 5, with protein MFQRKSQNIKYFLSLVPGKRRFGVYRFLPVFFCIGGVMEWVMINVRIGRETFYDVYRRKKSEREYQQKIEDGLIVLNKPVDK; from the exons ATGTTTCAGAGAAAGAGTCAAAATATCAAGTACTTCCTGAGTCTTGTGCCAGGGAAACGTCGCTTTGGAGTGTACAGATTTCTGCCTGTCTTCTTCTGTATTGGAGGTGTGATGGAATGGGTCATGATCAACGTGAGGATAGGAAGGGAGACATTCT ATGATGTCTACAGAAGAAAGAAGTCAGAGAGGGAATACCAGCAGAAGATCGAGGATGGATTGATTGTACTTAATAAACCAGTAGACAAGTGA